A stretch of Deltaproteobacteria bacterium DNA encodes these proteins:
- a CDS encoding DNRLRE domain-containing protein, with the protein MSGVGAKHVSSAHLQLEVANVTNAGSVSGGSIHAITNCTWDELTMTWNTAPPIDGPALVTLGAVAAGQGVDFDVTAAIPGDGVYCFAIDTTSTDSAIYNSREGSGVPPALVVQVAP; encoded by the coding sequence GTGAGCGGCGTCGGCGCGAAGCACGTCTCGAGCGCTCACCTCCAGCTCGAGGTCGCGAACGTGACGAACGCTGGGAGTGTCTCGGGCGGCAGCATCCATGCGATCACGAACTGCACCTGGGACGAGCTGACGATGACGTGGAACACGGCGCCGCCCATCGACGGACCGGCGCTGGTGACGCTCGGCGCCGTGGCGGCGGGTCAAGGGGTGGACTTCGACGTGACCGCGGCCATCCCGGGCGACGGCGTCTACTGCTTCGCGATCGACACCACCAGCACCGACAGCGCGATCTACAACTCGCGCGAGGGGAGCGGGGTGCCGCCCGCCCTCGTCGTCCAGGTCGCGCCGTGA